The Chryseolinea soli genome contains a region encoding:
- a CDS encoding fibronectin type III domain-containing protein — protein MNKVIRVALYLSKLSDEALEVKVQTIIKNMTNNASFPAPIVELDALQAALTAFQAALVAQRATPVKESTSRKNDMRAALEQAYRILGNFVESKSNNDRTILLSTGFEVRKSSAPTGRLEKPTDLQVIVTNKPGTVKVSVSKVAGATGYLFQYAPSPVTDEGQWKTISSTSRTKMIDGLESGKAYAFRVTAIGADPTIAYSDTVTRFVS, from the coding sequence ATGAACAAAGTCATTCGCGTAGCGCTGTACCTGTCTAAACTTTCTGATGAAGCACTGGAAGTGAAGGTTCAAACGATCATCAAGAACATGACCAACAACGCAAGCTTTCCCGCACCCATTGTCGAACTCGATGCTTTACAAGCGGCGCTCACTGCTTTTCAGGCAGCGTTGGTTGCGCAGCGCGCCACGCCCGTAAAAGAAAGCACGTCGCGTAAGAACGACATGCGCGCTGCACTCGAACAAGCCTATCGCATTCTGGGAAATTTCGTGGAATCAAAAAGCAATAACGATCGCACGATATTGTTGAGCACCGGCTTCGAGGTGCGCAAAAGCTCGGCGCCCACGGGCCGCCTGGAAAAGCCGACCGATTTACAAGTAATCGTCACCAACAAACCCGGCACGGTAAAGGTGAGTGTCTCGAAAGTTGCCGGGGCCACGGGTTATCTTTTTCAATATGCGCCCAGCCCGGTAACGGACGAAGGCCAATGGAAAACGATCTCGAGCACCTCGCGAACCAAAATGATCGATGGACTTGAATCGGGCAAGGCATATGCCTTCCGCGTGACGGCCATTGGCGCCGATCCAACGATTGCCTATTCGGATACGGTGACGCGGTTTGTGTCTTAA
- the rseP gene encoding RIP metalloprotease RseP — protein sequence MEWMIQLPQLLLSLSFLVAVHEMGHLLAAKYFGMRVEQFSIGFPPKIWSFKKGETEYAISAIPLGGYVKISGMIDESLDTEAMKLPPQPWEFRAKPAWQRLIVMLGGIFVNVVVGVLIFIGLTYIYGDTYLLKDVINERGGFAVGSIGESLGLKSGDKIVAINGKDFEYADDITKPETLLNATSYTIERNGERMEIAIPTNFIEKFSERGSSEDFIGPRVEAVVDRVEDKTMAKKVGLQNGDRITAINGVPVAYQDEVLKQVRAIKTKTIEIKVLRAGSTLTFTEPFNKKKPVIGYYPQVKEFFAAAKHRVTYGLGESIPMGTKRAFVMLFTQVKAFGKLVTGQLSFKKSLSGPLGIMNAFDPGWDWVRFWSLTGMLSLVLAFMNLLPIPALDGGHVMFLSYEIISRRKPSDKFLETAQKIGMVFLLALMVLIFANDIMKRFQSDDDNTEETSANY from the coding sequence ATGGAATGGATGATTCAATTGCCGCAGCTCCTTTTGAGCTTGTCATTTTTAGTGGCGGTGCACGAGATGGGGCACTTGCTGGCGGCGAAATATTTTGGGATGCGGGTGGAGCAATTCTCCATTGGTTTTCCTCCAAAGATCTGGTCCTTTAAAAAGGGCGAAACCGAATATGCGATCAGCGCGATACCGCTGGGAGGGTATGTGAAGATTTCCGGCATGATCGACGAATCGCTGGATACCGAAGCCATGAAGCTTCCACCCCAACCCTGGGAATTTCGCGCCAAGCCTGCATGGCAGCGCCTCATTGTGATGCTGGGAGGCATCTTCGTGAACGTGGTGGTGGGCGTGTTGATCTTCATCGGCCTGACCTACATCTACGGTGACACCTATTTACTGAAAGATGTGATCAATGAAAGAGGCGGTTTTGCCGTGGGATCCATCGGCGAATCACTTGGGTTGAAAAGCGGCGACAAGATCGTGGCCATCAACGGCAAGGATTTCGAGTATGCGGATGATATCACCAAACCCGAAACTTTACTGAACGCAACGTCCTACACCATCGAGCGCAATGGCGAACGGATGGAAATTGCTATCCCGACAAACTTTATCGAAAAATTTAGTGAGAGAGGAAGTTCGGAGGATTTTATTGGTCCCCGCGTGGAGGCCGTTGTCGATCGCGTGGAAGATAAAACCATGGCGAAGAAAGTCGGGTTGCAGAACGGCGATCGCATCACCGCCATAAACGGTGTGCCGGTAGCCTACCAGGACGAAGTTCTCAAGCAAGTCCGCGCGATAAAGACAAAAACAATCGAGATCAAAGTATTGCGCGCGGGAAGCACGCTTACGTTTACAGAACCCTTCAATAAGAAAAAACCGGTCATCGGATACTATCCCCAGGTGAAAGAGTTTTTTGCCGCAGCAAAGCACCGGGTAACCTATGGGTTAGGCGAATCGATCCCCATGGGAACGAAGCGCGCCTTTGTCATGCTTTTCACACAGGTGAAGGCGTTCGGCAAGTTGGTTACCGGGCAATTGTCATTCAAGAAATCGCTGTCCGGTCCATTGGGCATCATGAATGCCTTCGATCCCGGATGGGACTGGGTGCGCTTCTGGTCGCTCACCGGCATGCTTTCCCTCGTGCTGGCCTTCATGAACCTGTTGCCCATCCCAGCCCTCGATGGCGGCCACGTGATGTTCCTCTCTTATGAGATCATCTCCCGTCGCAAGCCCTCCGACAAATTCCTGGAAACAGCCCAAAAGATCGGCATGGTCTTCCTCCTTGCCCTCATGGTCCTGATCTTCGCCAACGACATCATGAAGCGATTCCAGTCCGACGACGACAACACCGAAGAAACATCAGCCAACTACTGA
- the kduI gene encoding 5-dehydro-4-deoxy-D-glucuronate isomerase — translation MKHEIRYAIHPDAVKTFQTQQLREAFLVENLFPENELSVCYTHYDRLIIGGANPTTAPIQLETFNALKADFFLQRREIGIINVGGKGSVTVDGMDYTLENKEALYIGRGTREVTFQPGADKPLFYFNAAPAHTTYPRRKVTLEEAETVTIGAPETSNHRTIRKLLVNSVLETCQLQMGLTELKTGSVWNTMPPHVHDRRMEAYFYFDLPANQVVCHFMGEPAETRHLFVKNNQAVISPPWSIHSGAGTSNYTFIWGMAGENLDYGDMDGVAPGELR, via the coding sequence ATGAAACACGAAATTCGCTACGCCATCCATCCCGACGCCGTAAAAACATTTCAAACCCAGCAACTTCGCGAAGCCTTTCTCGTGGAGAATCTTTTTCCTGAAAATGAGCTGAGCGTTTGCTACACGCACTACGATCGTCTGATCATCGGCGGCGCCAACCCCACCACGGCACCGATACAACTGGAGACGTTCAACGCGCTTAAAGCCGACTTCTTCCTGCAACGCCGCGAGATCGGCATCATCAACGTGGGGGGCAAAGGCAGCGTGACCGTCGATGGCATGGACTATACCCTTGAGAACAAAGAAGCGCTCTACATTGGCCGGGGCACCCGGGAAGTAACCTTTCAGCCCGGCGCCGACAAGCCGCTCTTCTATTTCAACGCCGCCCCTGCACACACTACCTATCCCAGGCGCAAGGTCACCTTGGAAGAGGCAGAGACCGTCACCATTGGCGCACCCGAAACATCCAACCACCGCACCATACGCAAACTGCTGGTGAATAGCGTGCTGGAGACCTGCCAACTCCAAATGGGGCTGACCGAATTAAAAACCGGAAGCGTCTGGAATACCATGCCGCCGCACGTGCATGACCGGCGAATGGAAGCCTATTTTTATTTTGATCTCCCCGCCAACCAAGTGGTGTGTCATTTTATGGGGGAGCCCGCGGAGACCCGACATTTGTTTGTGAAAAATAATCAAGCGGTGATCTCGCCGCCGTGGTCGATTCACAGCGGAGCGGGGACGAGTAATTATACGTTCATCTGGGGAATGGCGGGGGAGAATTTGGATTACGGGGATATGGATGGAGTGGCTCCGGGGGAGTTGAGGTAG
- a CDS encoding cupin domain-containing protein, whose product MPVLIADDAPVFQVRDGVQRRVIHTNDLMVVVLDFDKGPWPVPEPPHHHVHEQITYVVSGELIFFCEGEPDQRLKAGDMFSVPSGKLHKIQLLSETGRIIDSFNPIREEFLPK is encoded by the coding sequence ATGCCTGTTCTGATAGCCGATGATGCGCCCGTCTTCCAGGTAAGGGACGGTGTTCAACGAAGAGTGATCCACACCAATGACCTCATGGTGGTGGTGCTCGACTTTGACAAAGGCCCCTGGCCGGTGCCTGAGCCGCCGCATCACCACGTGCATGAACAAATTACGTACGTTGTCTCCGGCGAGCTGATCTTTTTTTGTGAAGGCGAACCCGACCAGCGCTTAAAAGCCGGCGACATGTTCAGCGTGCCTTCCGGCAAGCTCCACAAGATTCAGCTCCTTTCGGAGACGGGGAGGATCATCGATAGTTTTAATCCCATCAGAGAAGAATTTTTACCAAAATAA
- a CDS encoding 1-deoxy-D-xylulose-5-phosphate reductoisomerase, which yields MTTDKKRIAILGSTGSIGTQALDVIASHPDVFEVEVLTAHHNALLLVEQARRFKPNAVVIVNDEHYDFVRESLKTEPIKVYAGENALSSVVQMDTIDLVLTALVGYSGLRPTIKAIEAGKAIALANKETLVVAGEIVTSLAREKGVNIYPVDSEHSAIFQCIVGEFHNKIEKIILTASGGPFRGKKPHDLKGVTLAQALKHPNWSMGAKVTIDSATLMNKGLEVIEAKWLFGLTTKQVEVIVHPQSIVHSLVQFEDGSMKAQMGLPDMRLPIQFAMSYPERLKSDFPRFDFLNYPSLTFEKPDMETFRNLALAFEALNRAGNMPCVLNAANEVAVAAFLKERIGFLEMSDVVERCLEKMDYIKTPAYEDYVNTDKETRIRASEFVNGRS from the coding sequence TTGACCACAGATAAAAAGAGAATTGCCATTTTAGGCTCCACCGGTTCCATCGGCACACAAGCCCTGGATGTGATCGCGTCCCATCCCGATGTGTTTGAGGTGGAGGTGCTGACGGCCCATCACAACGCCTTACTGTTGGTGGAACAGGCACGCCGCTTCAAGCCCAATGCCGTGGTGATCGTGAACGATGAGCATTACGATTTTGTGCGGGAGTCATTAAAGACCGAACCCATTAAGGTATATGCCGGCGAAAATGCGTTGAGTTCGGTGGTGCAGATGGATACCATCGACCTGGTGCTGACCGCGCTGGTGGGCTACTCCGGATTGCGCCCTACCATAAAAGCCATCGAAGCCGGCAAGGCCATCGCCCTGGCTAATAAAGAGACGCTGGTGGTGGCGGGTGAAATCGTTACTTCTTTGGCGCGTGAAAAGGGGGTGAACATCTACCCGGTGGATTCGGAGCATTCGGCCATTTTTCAATGCATCGTGGGCGAGTTCCACAATAAGATCGAAAAGATCATTCTCACGGCCTCGGGTGGACCTTTCCGGGGAAAGAAGCCTCACGACCTCAAAGGGGTGACCCTGGCGCAGGCCCTGAAGCACCCCAACTGGAGCATGGGCGCGAAGGTCACCATCGATTCGGCGACGCTCATGAACAAGGGGCTGGAGGTGATCGAAGCAAAATGGCTTTTTGGGCTTACGACAAAGCAGGTGGAGGTGATCGTGCACCCGCAATCGATCGTTCATTCCCTGGTACAATTTGAAGACGGGTCCATGAAGGCTCAAATGGGATTGCCCGACATGCGGCTGCCCATCCAGTTTGCCATGTCGTATCCGGAGCGCCTAAAGTCCGATTTTCCGCGGTTTGACTTCCTGAACTACCCCTCGCTGACCTTCGAAAAGCCGGATATGGAAACTTTTCGTAATCTTGCGCTAGCATTTGAAGCCCTGAACCGGGCCGGGAACATGCCCTGCGTGCTCAATGCTGCCAATGAAGTAGCCGTGGCAGCATTTTTGAAGGAGCGGATAGGGTTCCTGGAGATGTCGGATGTTGTGGAACGATGCCTGGAAAAAATGGATTATATAAAGACTCCTGCCTACGAAGATTACGTAAATACTGACAAAGAGACACGAATCCGGGCTTCCGAGTTTGTAAATGGCAGGTCTTAG
- the ligD gene encoding non-homologous end-joining DNA ligase: MKYVKIEGGVKFSKFISPMSATLSDQPAFDDPNWLFEIKWDGYRAIAELDGANTRFYSRNGLSYNKAYPKVYNELIKIDLPGTILDGEVVVFRDGLPSFQAIQNYKSTQNVPIQFVVFDCLQLQGKDLTKLKLADRKELLKAALPNGNVVKYCDHVVGDGKALFEQARKIQLEGIIAKRADSKYYLDKRSKEWLKIKNINVDDFIVIGWTDPKASRQHFGALILAQERDGKLIFAGEVGTGFTAVQLKSLFNKIQLLEVDECPLDEPVKKDNGFHWTKPKFSVQVQYAEITDDGHIRHPSFLGLRGDK, encoded by the coding sequence ATGAAATACGTGAAAATCGAGGGAGGCGTTAAGTTCTCGAAGTTCATCTCGCCCATGAGTGCCACCCTGAGCGACCAACCTGCTTTTGACGACCCCAACTGGCTTTTCGAAATAAAATGGGACGGCTACCGGGCCATCGCCGAACTGGATGGAGCCAACACGCGGTTCTATTCGCGCAACGGCCTGTCGTACAACAAGGCTTACCCGAAAGTATACAACGAGCTGATCAAGATCGACCTGCCCGGAACAATACTCGATGGCGAGGTGGTGGTTTTTCGCGACGGACTGCCGTCGTTCCAGGCCATTCAAAACTACAAGAGCACGCAGAACGTGCCGATACAATTCGTGGTGTTCGACTGCCTGCAACTGCAAGGCAAAGACCTGACGAAGCTAAAGCTTGCCGACCGCAAAGAACTGTTGAAGGCGGCCCTGCCCAATGGCAACGTGGTGAAGTATTGCGACCACGTGGTGGGCGATGGCAAGGCCTTGTTCGAACAAGCCCGCAAGATCCAGCTCGAAGGCATCATCGCCAAAAGAGCCGACAGCAAATACTACCTCGACAAACGCTCGAAAGAGTGGCTGAAAATAAAAAACATCAACGTCGACGACTTCATTGTCATCGGCTGGACTGACCCCAAGGCAAGCCGGCAGCATTTCGGTGCGTTGATACTGGCGCAGGAGCGAGACGGCAAATTGATATTTGCTGGCGAAGTGGGTACGGGATTTACGGCTGTGCAATTGAAAAGCCTTTTCAATAAAATACAGCTACTCGAAGTTGACGAATGCCCGTTGGACGAGCCAGTAAAAAAAGACAACGGCTTTCATTGGACGAAGCCGAAGTTTTCGGTGCAGGTTCAATATGCCGAGATCACGGACGATGGGCATATCAGGCATCCGTCGTTTTTGGGGTTGCGGGGGGACAAATAA
- a CDS encoding S1C family serine protease: MKNAFKIILLGALAGFGGAFLFYIGFIKPELAQHQSETRFNTISYDSPATTSPAVPSYSTSPTTAVTPIDFSDAAAKATQSVVYINSISRGATYSTWDWFFGEGTGGGRTQVSSGSGVIFASDGYIITNNHVIESAERIEVNYNKRVYPAELIGTNPSTDLAVIKINESGLPAIALGSSKNLQVGEWVVAVGNPFSLASTVTAGIVSAKGRRIGILEDKFPIESFIQTDAAINPGNSGGALVNKSGELVGINSAILSRTGSYTGYAFAVPVDIARKVFDDLVKYGVVQQSFIGGNVVEYNFENATKYDLSTSVKNFNGVLLESIEKTGPAIEAGLKPGDIITRINNTEVNTQSAFEEELSYHYPGDKITLTYIRDNKTATVNLTLVNLNGTTDIIKRKIFSNTAIGAQLEATQYGVKVFKIKDNSILKQIGVPENFTIIAINRVRVKDPEEIVDFFGKYKGRGYLYGINSSRQQVEIPFMVR, from the coding sequence ATGAAAAACGCATTCAAGATCATCCTATTGGGCGCCCTGGCCGGTTTTGGGGGAGCTTTTTTATTTTATATCGGATTTATCAAACCGGAACTGGCTCAGCACCAATCGGAAACACGATTCAACACCATAAGCTATGACTCGCCGGCCACCACCTCCCCTGCGGTCCCCTCCTATTCCACCTCCCCCACGACGGCCGTAACGCCCATCGACTTTAGCGACGCTGCCGCCAAGGCCACACAAAGCGTGGTCTACATCAACAGCATTTCGCGCGGCGCCACCTATTCCACTTGGGACTGGTTTTTTGGCGAAGGCACAGGCGGCGGGCGCACACAAGTGAGCAGCGGCTCGGGCGTGATCTTTGCGTCCGATGGCTACATCATCACCAACAACCACGTGATCGAATCCGCCGAACGCATTGAAGTGAATTATAACAAACGCGTTTACCCCGCCGAACTGATCGGCACCAATCCGTCCACTGACCTGGCCGTGATCAAGATCAACGAATCCGGGTTACCGGCCATCGCATTGGGCAGCTCAAAAAATCTGCAAGTCGGTGAGTGGGTAGTCGCCGTAGGGAATCCCTTTTCATTGGCCTCCACCGTCACGGCCGGCATCGTGAGCGCGAAAGGACGCCGCATTGGCATCCTGGAAGACAAGTTCCCCATCGAATCGTTCATCCAAACCGACGCCGCCATCAACCCCGGCAACTCGGGCGGAGCGCTGGTGAACAAGAGTGGCGAGCTGGTCGGCATTAACTCCGCCATCCTCAGCCGCACCGGGTCGTACACAGGCTACGCGTTCGCCGTACCGGTCGACATCGCCCGCAAAGTGTTTGACGACCTCGTGAAGTACGGCGTGGTACAGCAAAGCTTTATCGGCGGCAACGTCGTGGAATACAACTTTGAGAACGCCACCAAGTATGACCTGAGCACATCGGTCAAAAATTTCAACGGCGTGCTGTTGGAGAGCATCGAAAAAACCGGGCCTGCCATCGAAGCCGGTCTCAAGCCCGGCGACATCATCACCCGCATCAACAACACAGAAGTGAACACGCAAAGCGCGTTCGAAGAAGAACTCAGCTATCACTACCCTGGAGACAAGATCACCCTCACCTACATCCGCGACAACAAAACGGCCACCGTGAATCTTACCCTGGTAAACCTCAACGGCACGACGGACATCATCAAACGCAAGATCTTCAGCAACACCGCCATCGGCGCGCAACTGGAAGCCACACAATACGGGGTGAAAGTTTTCAAGATCAAAGACAACAGCATTCTGAAACAAATCGGTGTGCCGGAGAACTTCACGATCATCGCGATCAATCGCGTGCGGGTGAAGGATCCGGAGGAGATTGTGGATTTCTTTGGGAAGTATAAAGGAAGGGGTTATCTGTATGGGATTAACAGCTCGCGACAGCAGGTAGAGATTCCGTTTATGGTGAGGTAG
- a CDS encoding DUF4861 domain-containing protein: MKETPLKTKLNPYALLAAGCIALASCSKPGAAIELTNELDLERTEVISLSLHLLDSSLYKNAHLQVKDAQGNVLPSQELDEDGDGKPDEIIFQSTLKPKETQTVSIERTEKMSDTTTTLRTYARFVPERIDDYAWENDRVAFRTYGPEAQRLVDENQPGGTLSSGIDCWLKRVDYPIINKWYKKGETGGTYHHDDGEGLDNYHVGASRGNGGIGVWKNDSLYVSKNFTTYKRLANGPLRTVFELTYAPWKVDDITVNETKRITIDLGTQMSKVELRLSTSAPLPNVTIGITLHDKKGETKTDSIHGWTSYWEPLDDSYLGTGVIINPQDVIRFQEFRTEKKDLSHLYVIAKPIDGKVIYYNGFGWKKAGRFDTFEKWTAYLTEMAQRLASPVKIKYIKK; encoded by the coding sequence ATGAAAGAAACTCCTTTAAAAACAAAGTTGAATCCTTACGCCCTGCTGGCCGCCGGATGTATCGCCCTGGCTTCCTGTAGCAAACCCGGAGCGGCTATCGAGCTCACCAACGAACTGGACCTGGAGCGCACCGAAGTGATCTCCCTCAGTCTGCATTTGCTGGATTCTTCTCTTTATAAAAATGCACACCTCCAAGTGAAGGATGCGCAAGGAAATGTATTGCCCAGCCAGGAGTTGGATGAGGATGGTGACGGAAAGCCGGACGAGATCATTTTTCAGTCCACCCTGAAACCCAAGGAAACCCAAACGGTGTCCATTGAAAGGACGGAAAAAATGAGCGACACCACTACAACCCTGCGGACCTACGCCCGGTTTGTGCCCGAACGCATCGACGACTACGCCTGGGAGAACGACCGCGTGGCCTTTCGCACCTATGGCCCCGAAGCCCAGCGTCTCGTGGACGAAAATCAACCCGGTGGAACGCTTTCCAGCGGAATAGATTGCTGGCTGAAACGCGTGGACTATCCCATCATCAACAAGTGGTATAAAAAGGGCGAGACCGGTGGCACCTATCACCACGACGACGGCGAAGGATTGGACAACTATCACGTGGGCGCCAGCCGCGGAAATGGAGGCATTGGTGTTTGGAAAAATGATTCCCTTTATGTTTCAAAAAATTTCACGACCTACAAGCGACTCGCCAACGGTCCACTCCGGACAGTCTTCGAGCTTACCTATGCGCCCTGGAAGGTAGACGACATCACGGTGAACGAAACCAAACGGATCACCATCGACCTGGGCACGCAGATGAGCAAAGTTGAATTAAGACTCAGTACGTCGGCGCCGCTTCCCAATGTCACCATCGGCATCACGCTTCATGATAAGAAAGGAGAGACCAAGACCGACTCCATCCACGGCTGGACCAGCTATTGGGAACCGCTCGATGATTCTTATCTGGGGACGGGCGTGATCATCAACCCCCAGGATGTGATCCGCTTCCAGGAATTCCGCACAGAGAAAAAAGATTTGAGTCACCTGTATGTGATCGCCAAACCCATCGATGGCAAAGTGATCTACTACAATGGTTTTGGATGGAAGAAAGCCGGTCGTTTCGATACGTTCGAAAAGTGGACGGCCTACCTCACGGAGATGGCGCAGCGATTGGCTTCGCCTGTAAAAATAAAATATATCAAAAAATAG
- a CDS encoding helix-turn-helix domain-containing protein: MTTEETPKAHLGRNVRHFRQKSELKQDELADLMGDPWTQKKISQLEAKATIDPDILEEVARALKVSVEEIKEYSEERVINTTQYNYDSSTGIVGPNNHCTFNPLDKLIESHENERKLYEALLKEKDEKIALLSRIFGKEG; this comes from the coding sequence ATGACAACCGAAGAAACTCCCAAAGCTCACCTCGGCCGAAATGTTCGGCACTTTCGCCAAAAGAGCGAACTCAAGCAAGATGAACTCGCTGATTTGATGGGCGATCCGTGGACGCAGAAGAAGATTTCACAACTGGAGGCCAAGGCGACTATTGATCCGGATATCTTGGAGGAAGTGGCCAGGGCATTAAAGGTTTCGGTGGAGGAGATTAAGGAGTATAGCGAGGAACGGGTGATCAACACTACTCAATATAACTACGATTCAAGCACGGGTATTGTCGGCCCAAATAATCACTGTACGTTTAATCCGTTGGATAAACTAATCGAATCTCACGAGAATGAGCGGAAATTGTATGAGGCGTTGTTGAAAGAGAAAGATGAGAAGATTGCGTTGTTAAGTAGAATTTTTGGAAAGGAGGGGTAG
- a CDS encoding GH3 auxin-responsive promoter family protein, which produces MGIRSRLAKPIAAYIASETRKWSLDPFRSQQRVFDKLIAEGRNTQFGRDHDFQSIKNHEDFRKRVPIRDYEDLKPYIERVLHGERDVLWPGKPAYFAKTSGTTSGIKYIPMTKASVVHQFTSSRDAVLNYVHETGRSQFLDGGLIFLSGSPVLDEKAGIKTGRLSGIINHHVPAYLRTNQKPSYETNCIDDWEEKLDRIIDETLKADMRLISGIPPWAQMYFDRIRARTGKKVKDVFPNFSLFVYGGVNFEPYRAKLFDSIGKPVDSIETYPASEGFIAYQDSQREPGLLLLLNGGIFYEFIPTEEYFNEKPRRLGIEEVEVGKNYAVIINNNAGLWGYSIGDTVKFVSKHPYRIEVTGRIKHFISAFGEHVIGEEVEKAMKFTMEKFPGVELIEFTVAPEVTPTDGLPHHEWFIEFAKAPDNLEAFAQELDDQLRKLNVYYDDLISGSILSRLRIRDVKKNAFISYMRSMGKLGGQNKVPRLSNDRKIANALNAL; this is translated from the coding sequence ATGGGTATACGATCTCGCCTGGCAAAACCGATTGCCGCTTACATCGCTTCAGAAACCCGGAAATGGTCCCTGGACCCTTTTCGTTCACAACAACGGGTATTCGATAAATTGATCGCCGAAGGACGCAACACGCAGTTCGGCCGTGATCATGATTTTCAATCCATAAAAAATCACGAAGACTTCCGGAAGCGCGTGCCCATTCGCGACTATGAAGACCTGAAGCCCTACATCGAGCGCGTGTTACACGGCGAACGCGACGTGCTGTGGCCCGGGAAGCCGGCCTATTTTGCCAAAACCTCGGGCACGACGTCGGGTATAAAATATATCCCCATGACCAAGGCATCGGTGGTGCACCAGTTCACCAGCTCGCGCGATGCCGTTTTGAATTACGTACACGAAACCGGCCGCTCCCAGTTTCTGGACGGTGGCCTCATCTTTCTTTCCGGCAGCCCCGTGCTCGATGAGAAAGCGGGGATCAAGACCGGGCGCTTGTCGGGCATCATCAACCACCATGTGCCGGCCTATTTGCGCACCAATCAAAAGCCCAGCTACGAAACCAATTGCATCGATGATTGGGAAGAAAAACTGGACCGCATCATCGACGAAACCCTGAAGGCCGACATGCGTCTCATCTCGGGCATACCGCCTTGGGCGCAAATGTATTTCGACCGTATCCGCGCCCGCACGGGCAAGAAAGTAAAAGACGTGTTTCCCAATTTCTCCCTGTTTGTCTATGGTGGGGTGAATTTCGAACCCTATCGCGCCAAATTGTTCGACTCTATCGGCAAACCGGTGGACAGCATCGAGACCTATCCGGCCTCGGAAGGTTTTATTGCCTACCAGGATTCCCAGCGCGAACCCGGATTGCTGTTGCTGCTGAACGGCGGCATCTTCTATGAATTCATTCCCACGGAAGAATACTTCAATGAAAAACCGCGTCGTCTCGGCATCGAAGAGGTGGAGGTTGGAAAAAATTACGCTGTCATCATCAATAACAATGCTGGACTTTGGGGATACTCCATTGGCGACACCGTGAAGTTTGTTTCGAAGCATCCGTATCGCATTGAAGTCACGGGCCGCATCAAACATTTTATTTCCGCCTTTGGCGAACACGTCATCGGTGAAGAAGTGGAGAAGGCCATGAAGTTTACCATGGAGAAATTTCCGGGTGTCGAGCTGATCGAATTTACCGTCGCACCCGAGGTGACACCCACCGACGGGTTGCCGCATCACGAGTGGTTCATCGAATTCGCCAAAGCCCCCGACAACCTGGAAGCCTTTGCGCAGGAACTCGACGACCAACTGCGCAAGCTCAACGTGTATTACGACGACCTCATCTCCGGCAGCATCCTGAGCCGGTTGCGCATCCGCGACGTGAAGAAAAATGCCTTTATCAGCTATATGCGTTCCATGGGTAAACTGGGTGGCCAGAACAAAGTGCCCCGCCTGTCGAACGACCGCAAGATCGCCAACGCGTTGAATGCGCTATAA